The Penaeus chinensis breed Huanghai No. 1 chromosome 34, ASM1920278v2, whole genome shotgun sequence DNA window tgtatattatatattatatgtcatagattgtatatgatatattatatgtcatatattgtatattatatattatatgtcatagattgtattttatatattatatgtcatatattgtatattatatattatatatcatatattgtgtattatatatcatatgtcatagattgtatattatatattatatgtcatatattgtatattatatattatatattatatgtcatatattgtatattatatattatatgtcatataatgtatattatatattatatgtcatatattgtgtattatatattatatattatatgtcatatattgtatattatatattatatgtcatataatgtatattatatattatatgtcatatattgtatattatatattatatgtcatataatgtatattatatattatatgtcatatattgtgtattatatattatatattatatgtcatatattgtatattatatattatatgtcatataatgtatattatatattatatgtcatatattgtatattatatattatatgtcatatattgtatgttatatattatatgtcaaatattgttcattatatattatatgtcatatattgtatattatatattatatgtcatataatgtatattttttttctttctttctttatagttttattattattgtctatagtTTACCAACAGGCACACAAATTAGAAGAATGCGACGGGGCCTCACAGGCTCGGTTCGGGGTCAACGGTAACTGTGTCAGCGGTAGCGTTTGAGGTCATTTAATGTCACCAAACAAATACCCTTGGTTGATCTTCTGGATTGCATTCTTTGGTTATCGCATATATCCGGAGTTAGGTTTAAAATATATGtactacatagatatatgtttgtgttcaaacattcatattctttatattttcctacttatatattatttatgtcttattattgttattttaataataattattatcattactattatttttcttatcatttttattatgcttattattattgttgttattattattattattattattattattattagtagtagtagtagtagtagtagtagtagtagtagtagtagtagtagtagtagtagaagtatcattgttattactattattgttattatcattaatattattattagcattagcattattgttactattgtgaatactgttattactattatttatatatattttttcttgcctaGCGTTATGATGCAGCCGTTTATGAATGCCGGCCTTAGCCTTGCGTTATCTCTCCTTAACCGTTCCTGTGCTCCCTGCTATCTCTCTCCTCGCACGTGAACAAACTTTTGCGTGCGTTATCATGTGACCGTTGTAGGCCGCTATCTTCCATGAATCGTTACTGCACTATCTCTTCGTTTCTCAGATTATCTCGCTCTTTTCATGAAtaatgttgttctttttcttactattattagtagtagcattagcattTGTAAAAGTATTGTTATAAAgatattgttatagctattgttattattattataataataataataataataataataataattattattattattattattattattattattattattattattattattattattattggcatgatGGCAAAGATTTGCATGCGTTATCTTGTGGCCGTTTGTGTATGCCGGCTTTAGCAATCCGTTATCTCCCCTTAACCGTTTCTGTGCTATCTCTTAGTTTCTCAGAATATCTCGCGCTTTTTATTAATTCTCGTTAATTTTGATGTACGGTCATAAGATTGATGTATATctgtaatatttaatatatatttttaatttattatttctcGTTTCATCTGATTTATTTCTGTATCTTATTAACAATCATGTTAGATCATTTCGGTAATTATTGTTGAATATAACATTCATTTGCATCTCCCCATCTATGGTTGTGTATTAAGTTCATTTTCCGTGTTACTGTATGTCTCTTTACGCAAATTGAGAGCGAATGGTTATTTGCAAGTATTTGATAGTTTTTTAACGATGTTTTGGCTATTCACAAACAACACAAGCAGCAATTAATTACCAGTCACAAGCTATTATCGCTTTACAGTTGTCgttacccccctcctctttctctctctctctctctctctctctctctctctctctctctctctctctctctctctctctctctctcttctctctctctctctctctctctctctctctctctcgttctctctgttaatatatttttttttttttttatttgacggGAATCAGAGGCTCGCCAGTAAGATTTGAGGTCATGTAGTGTCACCGTTGTCTGATCTCCAGCCCAGTGTTGGCGCCATGgagtttgattgttttattttacttgtcccccccccccccccctcctctgaggGGGGTTAGGAGTAAAGTGTGAAATTTCACTATGTACCTCGTCTCTGATAACAGGATGGGACGGGGAATCAGAAGCTCGATTTGGTGCCaactgtaatattattattattattgttttttttttcttttaatgagagatatgtgtgtttcaattattattataattattattgttgttgttgttattactattattattattattattattattattattattattattattattattattattattattatttttattattattattagctccaCGCATGATGACAAAGATTTGCATGCGTTATCATGTGGCCGTTGTAGACCGCTATCTCCCATGAATCGTTACTGTGATATCCTTACGCTTCTCAGATGATCTCGCtctttttatgaattttatattattttatattactgttaatagttgtaatagttcatgttcatgttcatgttcatgtttatgttactgttactgttactaataatgttactgttactgttactaatactgttactgttactaatactgttactgttactaatatcgttactattactaatactgttactgttactaatactgttactgttactaatactgttcctgttactaatactgttactgttgctgttattattattattattattattattattattattattattgttattgttattgttactgatgttatcattgttattagtgctattactattaagagtatcatcatcattattattcctttattatcGTTTAATGTCcttttgattactattactattattatgaatatgttttcatatttattatcaccgtttcgttatcatcactattacaacaATCGCTTGATCATTTTGGTAATTATTGTTTAGTATAATGTTCATGTAACACGCATTTCATCAAAAGCATTCTGTTTGAAATTTTTCTTCATATCAGTCCCTCTTATGGCAACAGCCAATGAGCTTCAAGTTGCGTTGCCTCACAACCAATGACAATCGAGATTTCTCTCGTCGCAGCCAATGAGCGTCAAGTTGTCTCGCGTCGCAGCCAATCATAGTAGGAACTACTATCGGAAACGGtgcccctcccatccatccgtcCGCGTTCCCCCTGTTCCCCCAAGACTGTTATCAGTTACACTCTGACTATCGGCGTGAgtgctgtctctttctgtgttcttgtgcgatatgtatttatgtgaacgagtgaaggaaaaggatttACATTTCAACATATTTTCGCCAAGCTAATACTGGGAGAAAATACTACATTCAAGCTCAGACTCGATGGAGATGGAATCTTATCGTCGCCGAAAGTAAGTAAATGTGCAATTTTTTACATTCATACAGCCTTATAATGGTTTATTTTTGTGTATCCAGTAGTGTCTCCTCCTGCTTTTCGTATTGAAAGATATGTATGAATTTCCATGCACATTTTTAATTCGCGTCGTAaatgtttttctatattttcccccttcttttcatcCTCGCTGGTGACTGACTCATTTCTCCTTATGGATGGATTCACTCTTGTCTTGATGagttttctgtccctttcttctgtctactgtgtgtgtgtgcgtgcctgcctgcctgtctctgtctcggtctctcggtctctcttttactcgctctttccttctctttctctcgcgctttctctttctttcatcatttctacGAATTGTTAAAGCCAAAATGTGTCGTGCGTGTCATTGGTGCCGTATCCACCGTTCGGTATATCCACATTTCCCAAGGCTGGCGCCAAATCAATGGAACCAGAAGCTCCTCTGCAGGATGGATGAACCAAGTAATAACAATCCACAGTTTAATAGGTaggttgtatgtaagtatgtatttattagttttatgtattttttttgactgtgtgtgtgttacaaagtGTGTTGTCcctcagaaaagtttaaaaagttattGAAATATCTTATAGGGGTATTGAAGGGATAAAATCGTTATAAATTATGATTCTCTGTTCCATGCTGTTATTTAATGAAACAAATTAACGTGACATGGGTAAATTACATTAATGCGGTGTCGAGGGCTACTtggaaattcatgtatttaattgtatatgtttatacgtgtgtgtgtatgtatgtatgtacaatttagTGTATTTCAAtgattgtcgattttctaaaatttgctcgaagcccgggggcaagttaagaaataggcgcctatgaattgtctgagtttggaaatgtattttctaataaaatcaaagaatatctcgcgggtgtctattttcaattgaaagttttgataaaattatgatttagacaccgcttcgaacgccaaataacgcctcgttttctattgtcggtataactattttatttttaaaatacctcaatattatacttttctttaatatttttgcatcaaaattatttctattataaattaatattctatatattttcggATATTTTCAGATCtttttacatgtatacgtatattcatgtctgcctgcctgtctgtatgtatatatgtagatgtatatatatgtgtgtgtgtgtgtatgtatttatatatatttatatatataaatacatatatatatatatatatatatatatatatgtttatatatatatatgaatatatatttatatttatatatatatatatatacatttatatatatatatatatatatatatatatatatatatatatatatatatatatatatatatatatatatatatatatatatatatatatatatatatatatataaataaataaataaaagatataaaaatataaagacgtatagaagtgaatatatatatatatatatatatatatatatatatatatatatatatgtatatataaatatatatatttatataaatatatatatttatataaatatatatatatacatatatatatacatatatatatacatatatatatatatatatatatatatatatatatatatatatatatatatatatatatatatatatatatattcacttctatacgtctttatatttttatatcttttttttatttatatatatatatatatatatatatatatatatatatatatatatatatatatatatatatatatatacatacatacatacatatacatatatacatatatatacatatatatacgtataaacacatatatacatatatattatatatatatacatatatatacatatatatacatatatatacatatatatacatatatatatatatatatatatatatatatatatatatatatattcacttctatacgtctatatatttttatatcttttttttatttatttatatatttatctacaattatcgacatattcatgatatatttatctatatttacatatttattgatgtatttatctctatttatcagcagggttattgatatatttcactatatttatctacatatttatttatatgtttctctatatttatcagtagatttattgatacatttctctatatttatcagtagatttattgatatatttctttatatttatcaacagatttattgatatatttctctatatttatcagtagatttattgatatatttctttatatttatcaacagatttattgatatatttctctatatttatcagcagatttattgatgtatttatctatatttatcagcagatttattgatatgtttatctatatttacatattgaagtatagttctttatttatcagcaggcttattgatgtatttatctacatttatcagcagatttattgatacattgatatatttatgtatatttacttatttattgatgtatttatctatatttttcagcaggtttattgatatatctatctatatttatctacatatttattgatgtatttatctatatttttcagcaggtttattgatatatctatctatatttatttacatatttattgatgtatttatttatatttagctacatatttattgatgtatttatttatatttagctacatatttattgatgtattaatttatatttatctacatatttattgatatatctatctacatatttattgatatatctatctacatatttaatgatatatttctctatatttatccacgtatttattgacatatttacctatatttaggtacatattaattgatatatttatctatatttatttacatattcattgatatatttagctacatttatctacatatatattgatatatttctctacatatttaattatatatttatctatatttatctacatatttaattatatatttatctatatttatctacatatttattgatatatctatctagatgtatctacatatatattgatatatttatctacatatttagttatatatttatcaatatttatctacgtatttatatatatattctctatatttatctacatattcattgatatatttatctatatttacataattattgatgcatttatctatatttatcagcagatttattgatatatttatctatatttacatatttattgatgcatttatctatatttatctacatatttattgatgtatttatctttatttatcagcagatttaattatatatctgtctacatttatctacatatatattgatatatttatctacatatttgattatatatttatctatgtatttattgatatatttacctatatttagctacatattcattgatatatttaactatatttatctttatatttgattatatatttctctttatatttactgatattattctctctatatacaaattttatttaacttcatatttacttatttatttctctttatatttaatgatttatttatcagTATAGTTAACGCTATATTTGTTgatgtgtttattgttatgtttatctatattgatttatatatttatctatatttattgacattgatctaaatttctctatatttttatatattatatatttatatatatttatatatatttatatatatttatatatatttatgtatatttatgtatatatatatatatttatatatatatatatatatatgtatgtatatatatatatatatatatatatatatatatatatatatatatatatatttataaatgtatggttatatgtatatgtatgtacatgtataagtttggttatatgtatatgtttggttatatgtatatgtatggttacatgtatatgtatgtacatgtatatgtatgtacatgtatatgtatgtacacgtatatgtatgtacatgtatatgtatgtacatgtatatgtatgtacatgtatatgtatggttacatgtatatgtatgtacatgtatatgtatggttacatgtatatgtatgtacatgtatatgtatggttacatgtatatgtatgtacatgtatatgtatggttacatgtatatgtatgtacatgtatatgtatgtacatgtatatgtatggttacatgtatatgtatgtacatgtatatgtatgtacatgtatatgtatgtacatgtatatgtatgtacatgtatatgtatggttacatgtatatgtatgtacatgtatatgtatgtacatgtatatgtatgtacatgtatatgtatgtacatgtatatgtatgtacatgtatatgtatgtacatgtatatgtatggttatctgtatatgtatggttatatgtatatgtatgtacatgtatatgtctggttacctgtttatgtatgtacatgtatatatatggttatatgtatatgtttgtacatgtatatgtctggttacctgtttatgtatgtacatgtatatatatggttatatgtatatgtatagaggtaCATGTATTACTGATAACATGAAGTCGGGTGTTGGCTAACTGTACTGGCTTGTGTTATGGGTATgacatttattaataattttaccaTGATGATTTGTCAATTTTCTCATTAGGGAGATACTGTGGCTCCTAAAGGAGCCGATGTTGAGATGGGAGAACCAAGAAGAGTGTTTACTTCTTCTCGGTCTTCTTGGGGAGGAGCACAGCCTGGATGTTAGGCAGAACACCACCCTGGGCAATGGTGACGCCAGACAACAGCTTGTTGAGCTCTTCATCGTTACGGATGGCAAGCTGCAAGTGACGGGGGATGATACGGGTCTTCTTGTTGTCACGAGCGGCGTTACCTGCCAATTCCAGGACCTCAGCGGCCAGGTATTCCATGACGGCAGCCAGGTACACAGGGGCACCTGCTCCCACACGCTCAGCGTAGTTTCCCTTACGCAGAAGGCGGTGAATTCTGCCCACAGGGAACTGAAGGCCAGCCCTGCTGGAGCGGGACTTTGACTTGCCCTTTACCTTACCACCCTTACCACGACCAGACATGATGCTTGCTTGTTAGGTAATTTACAAACCTTACTGCAAGGCAATTAACgtagtaaagaggtgaagaaatccaaggagggggggggagaaggtaaagtgttgaaatataaggaagttagaggttatgaaagtaggggggcgaaagccccttgcatggtggtgaatctttatctcttggtcatgtctggggttcgaggagggggggggggtatttgaattTGAGTTATATGATTATTGAAGTGCTGGCCATAACGAATAGTGAGATTATATTAgttaaattaaaagtaaacacctctctttcttgttaatatatatatatataatcatatatatatgtatttgttttttttttaggtttattttaacgtttaatgattttttattgattttaattttcatatttgtgaGTTGAACGGGGAGGCTGGCGCGCGCGTTggacaataaaaggaaaattgtGAGTGCGGGAAACGTACTTCGTCCCGTAGGTACGACGACAAGCATCATGCCACCCAAAACTTCCGGAAAGGCTGCCAAGAAGGCCGGTAAGGCCCAAAAGTCTATCACCAagggtgataagaagaagaagcgcaggaggaaggagagctacAGCATCTACATCTACAAGGTGCTCAAGCAGGTCCACCCTGATACCGGTATCTCCTCCAAGGCCATGTCTATCATGAACTCTTTCGTGAATGACATTTTTGAGCGCATTGCAGCTGAGGCTTCCCGCCTTGCACACTACAACAAGCGTTCCACCATCACCAGCCGGGAGATTCAGACCGCTGTCAGGCTGTTGCTCCCTGGAGAACTTGCCAAGCACGCTGTTAGTGAGGGCACAAAGGCCGTCACAAAGTACACTTCCTCCAAGTAAATCTCTAGGTTGCATGCTTTTCTTGCCTCCTAGAACAACATCGGCTCCTTTAGGAGCCACATATTGTAATAAAGCAGATATACAATGACTTTGGTAACCCAGTTAGTTAGTAACATGTTCCCTGCctcctactgttattgttattgctacttctactactgtttctattattagaattactactactactataagacCATTCAGTGTccttacacacagatagatagctctacaagtgcttcatTAATTACCAAGTAGACAAACAGTGAGTCGGTTTGTTATTCATTAGCCgtacctatctgtgtatctcggCTGTTTAGCTTTTTGCGTAGAATGTTAGAAAGTGCCTTGTATGATTTCAATgtgattgatattagtattataatcatcattaacagacATTTCacgcctattattactattattactattattactattattactattattactattattactattattactgttattactattattactattattactattattactattattattattattattattattattcaaggaaTGGACAAATCAGGAGCGGTCATTAGAACCTACAAACTACAGAGAACATAACATAACACCTAACTTGTGGAGGTAAGGTAGGTTTGATCatatgtagtatatttattaatcttttagcACATAGACCTTGGGAGGTGAAGTGGATTGTAGCCTCTGTTTATTCTGTCACTCAAAGTGAGTATTCAAATAATGTGTTGCGTTATTGAGCGTCTTGATTGCAAAATACacctacacattatatatctgtatatatacaaatctgtatatatacattatatatattctatatatacattatatatattctatatatacattatatatattctatatatacattatatatattctatatatacattatatatattctatatatacattatatatattctatatatacattatatatattctatatatacattatatatattctatatatacattatatatattctatatacattatatatattctatatatacattatatatattctatatatacattatatatattctatatatacattatatatattctatatatacattatatatattctatatacattatatatattctatatacattatatatattctatatatacattatata harbors:
- the LOC125043843 gene encoding histone H2A, which produces MSGRGKGGKVKGKSKSRSSRAGLQFPVGRIHRLLRKGNYAERVGAGAPVYLAAVMEYLAAEVLELAGNAARDNKKTRIIPRHLQLAIRNDEELNKLLSGVTIAQGGVLPNIQAVLLPKKTEKK
- the LOC125043848 gene encoding histone H2B; this translates as MPPKTSGKAAKKAGKAQKSITKGDKKKKRRRKESYSIYIYKVLKQVHPDTGISSKAMSIMNSFVNDIFERIAAEASRLAHYNKRSTITSREIQTAVRLLLPGELAKHAVSEGTKAVTKYTSSK